A genomic window from Streptomyces sp. HUAS YS2 includes:
- a CDS encoding DUF3105 domain-containing protein, which yields MAANRSATADRRARIEEMRKAEQARERRNRILTLGIAGVVTLGLVGFGGWVLNKESNEKEQKEAAAKAPVKDEKSWDAKKLGRNHVTTPVTYPMKPAVGGDHHQVWMNCSGDVYKKAVPEVNAVHSLEHGAVWVTYNDKADAGDVKKLETKVGKTPYSLMSPVKDQAGAIMLSAWGKQVTVDGADDPRVDQFFTKYVQGPQTPEPGAACTGGMGAEGQTGAGMGQ from the coding sequence ATGGCTGCCAACCGCTCCGCCACCGCCGACCGCCGCGCCCGAATAGAGGAGATGCGCAAGGCCGAGCAGGCCCGTGAGCGCCGCAACCGGATCCTGACCCTGGGCATCGCCGGTGTCGTCACCCTCGGCCTCGTCGGCTTCGGCGGCTGGGTGCTCAACAAGGAGTCGAACGAGAAGGAGCAGAAGGAGGCCGCCGCCAAGGCTCCGGTGAAGGACGAGAAGTCCTGGGACGCCAAGAAGCTCGGCCGCAACCACGTCACCACTCCGGTGACGTACCCGATGAAGCCCGCGGTGGGCGGCGACCACCACCAGGTGTGGATGAACTGCTCCGGCGACGTCTACAAGAAGGCCGTCCCCGAGGTGAACGCCGTGCACTCGCTGGAGCACGGGGCCGTCTGGGTGACGTACAACGACAAGGCCGACGCCGGTGACGTGAAGAAGCTGGAGACGAAGGTCGGCAAGACCCCGTACTCCCTGATGAGCCCGGTGAAGGACCAGGCCGGCGCCATCATGCTGTCCGCCTGGGGCAAGCAGGTCACCGTGGACGGCGCGGACGACCCGCGCGTCGACCAGTTCTTCACCAAGTACGTCCAGGGCCCGCAGACCCCCGAGCCGGGCGCCGCGTGCACCGGCGGGATGGGCGCGGAGGGCCAGACCGGTGCGGGGATGGGTCAGTGA
- the glnA gene encoding type I glutamate--ammonia ligase, producing MDKQQEFVLRTLEERDIRFVRLWFTDVLGFLKSVAVAPAELEQAFDEGIGFDGSAIEGFARVYESDMIAKPDPGTFQILPWRAEAPGTARMFCDILMPDGSPSFADPRFVLKRMLAKTSDLGFTFYTHPEIEFFLLKDKPLDGSRPTPADNSGYFDHTPQNVGMDFRRQAITMLESMGISVEFSHHEGAPGQQEIDLRYADALSTADNIMTFRLVMKQVALEQGVQATFMPKPFSEYPGSGMHTHLSLFEGDRNAFYESGAEYQLSKVGRSFIAGLLKHAAEISAVTNQWVNSYKRIWGGSARSAGAGGEAPSYICWGHNNRSALIRVPMYKPGKTGSARVEVRSIDSGANPYLTYAVLLAAGLKGIEEGYELPAGADDDVWALSDAERRAMGIAPLPQNLGEAIDLMEKSELVAETLGEHVFDFFLRNKKQEWEEYRSEVTAFELRKNLPVL from the coding sequence ATGGACAAGCAGCAGGAGTTCGTCCTCCGTACGCTCGAGGAGCGCGACATCCGGTTCGTGCGCCTGTGGTTCACCGACGTGCTCGGCTTCCTCAAGTCGGTCGCCGTGGCCCCCGCCGAGCTCGAGCAGGCCTTCGACGAGGGCATCGGCTTCGACGGCTCGGCGATCGAGGGCTTCGCCCGGGTCTACGAGTCCGACATGATCGCCAAGCCCGACCCGGGAACCTTCCAGATCCTGCCGTGGCGGGCCGAGGCCCCCGGCACCGCGCGGATGTTCTGCGACATCCTCATGCCGGACGGCTCGCCGTCCTTCGCCGACCCGCGCTTCGTGCTCAAGCGGATGCTGGCCAAGACCTCGGACCTCGGCTTCACCTTCTACACCCACCCCGAGATCGAGTTCTTCCTGCTGAAGGACAAGCCGCTGGACGGCAGCCGGCCGACCCCCGCGGACAACTCCGGCTACTTCGACCACACCCCGCAGAACGTCGGCATGGACTTCCGCCGCCAGGCCATCACGATGCTCGAGTCCATGGGCATCTCCGTGGAGTTCAGCCACCACGAGGGCGCGCCCGGCCAGCAGGAGATCGACCTGCGCTACGCCGACGCGCTCTCCACGGCCGACAACATCATGACCTTCCGCCTGGTCATGAAGCAGGTCGCCCTCGAGCAGGGCGTGCAGGCCACGTTCATGCCGAAGCCGTTCTCCGAGTACCCCGGCTCGGGCATGCACACCCACCTGTCGCTCTTCGAGGGCGACCGGAACGCGTTCTACGAGTCGGGCGCGGAGTACCAGCTGTCGAAGGTGGGCCGCTCCTTCATCGCCGGCCTGCTCAAGCACGCCGCCGAGATCTCGGCCGTCACCAACCAGTGGGTCAACTCCTACAAGCGCATCTGGGGCGGCTCGGCCCGCAGCGCGGGCGCGGGCGGCGAGGCCCCCTCGTACATCTGCTGGGGCCACAACAACCGTTCGGCCCTGATCCGGGTCCCCATGTACAAGCCCGGCAAGACCGGCTCCGCCCGCGTCGAGGTCCGCTCCATCGACTCCGGCGCGAACCCGTACCTGACGTACGCGGTGCTGCTCGCCGCGGGCCTGAAGGGCATCGAGGAGGGCTACGAACTCCCGGCCGGCGCCGACGACGACGTCTGGGCCCTCTCCGACGCCGAGCGCCGCGCGATGGGCATCGCCCCGCTCCCGCAGAACCTCGGCGAGGCGATCGACCTGATGGAGAAGAGCGAACTGGTCGCCGAGACGCTGGGCGAGCACGTCTTCGACTTCTTCCTGCGCAACAAGAAGCAGGAGTGGGAGGAGTACCGCTCCGAGGTCACCGCCTTCGAACTGCGGAAGAACCTGCCGGTTCTGTAA
- a CDS encoding RICIN domain-containing protein: protein MTQLYHDPDSVPDLRIQFQRVPPSGLFRIATPEFRTNDDPAGQPKVLDIEGASTASGARAILWDWHGGKNQLFAISPSGEKRGYTIRAEHSLKVIQIGEGGFGGIGPLVQADFTGDDTQTWLL from the coding sequence ATGACGCAGCTCTACCACGATCCTGATTCGGTGCCGGATCTGCGGATTCAGTTCCAACGCGTACCGCCGTCCGGTCTCTTTCGCATCGCCACGCCGGAATTCCGGACGAACGACGATCCGGCCGGCCAGCCCAAGGTCCTCGACATCGAGGGGGCGTCCACGGCGAGCGGGGCCCGGGCCATCCTCTGGGACTGGCACGGCGGGAAGAATCAACTGTTCGCCATCAGTCCGTCGGGCGAGAAGAGGGGATACACGATCAGGGCGGAGCACTCCCTGAAGGTCATCCAGATAGGCGAGGGTGGATTCGGGGGCATCGGGCCGCTCGTCCAGGCGGACTTCACCGGCGACGACACCCAGACGTGGCTGCTCTGA
- a CDS encoding RICIN domain-containing protein encodes MPEEPIENPYRPSFEGPLFNTETQMAMMPEGGLNGEGFGIVRKFIGPAQRWRAQELADGSYRILHTSSGKVLDVAGASMRSGAHLP; translated from the coding sequence ATGCCAGAGGAACCCATCGAGAACCCCTACCGCCCGTCGTTCGAAGGGCCCCTGTTCAACACGGAAACGCAAATGGCGATGATGCCGGAGGGCGGCCTGAACGGTGAGGGATTCGGCATCGTTCGGAAATTCATCGGGCCCGCTCAGCGCTGGCGTGCGCAAGAACTCGCAGACGGTTCCTACAGGATCCTTCACACGTCCTCGGGGAAGGTATTGGACGTGGCCGGCGCGTCGATGCGGAGTGGCGCCCACCTCCCGTGA
- a CDS encoding GNAT family N-acetyltransferase, with amino-acid sequence MKIESVVTERLLLHPLSVAEAERIVEGEALPGDRWAKGYPEDGSRNGGRGFLRGCAERGDPGVYRAYEIRRREDGFAIGGIGFHGPPDEERFATVGYSLVPDARGQGYAREALGGLIGIARDAGAAGVKGDANLDNLPSQRVMEAAGMTYAGEDERVRYYRLEFAAGTGSA; translated from the coding sequence GTGAAGATCGAATCTGTGGTCACCGAGCGGCTGTTGCTGCACCCGCTGTCCGTCGCCGAGGCCGAGCGGATCGTCGAGGGCGAGGCCCTGCCCGGCGACCGGTGGGCCAAGGGGTATCCCGAGGACGGGAGCCGGAACGGGGGCCGTGGCTTCCTGCGCGGCTGTGCGGAGCGCGGGGACCCGGGGGTGTACCGGGCGTACGAGATACGGCGGCGGGAGGACGGCTTCGCCATCGGCGGGATCGGCTTCCACGGGCCGCCGGACGAGGAGCGGTTCGCGACCGTCGGCTACAGCCTGGTGCCGGACGCGCGCGGGCAGGGGTACGCGCGCGAGGCGCTGGGCGGGCTCATCGGGATCGCCCGTGACGCCGGAGCCGCCGGCGTGAAGGGCGACGCCAACCTGGACAACCTCCCCTCGCAGCGGGTGATGGAGGCCGCCGGGATGACGTACGCGGGCGAGGACGAGCGCGTGCGGTACTACCGGCTGGAGTTCGCGGCCGGCACCGGCTCCGCCTGA
- a CDS encoding VOC family protein, which translates to MNWTLEVVPVPVTDLERAKEFYADRVGFTVDLDNEVAPGVRIIQLTPPGSRCSIAMLSGMPEAPGAGSMAPGSLHGLQLCVTDIEAARAELVDRHVPVSAIRHVGATGWEDGRGDTWNSFMTFADPDGNTWVVQEAPSELSER; encoded by the coding sequence ATGAACTGGACGCTGGAAGTCGTACCGGTCCCCGTCACCGACCTGGAACGGGCGAAGGAGTTCTACGCCGACAGGGTCGGCTTCACCGTGGACCTGGACAACGAGGTCGCCCCCGGCGTGCGCATCATCCAGCTCACCCCGCCCGGCTCGCGCTGCTCGATCGCGATGCTGTCCGGCATGCCGGAGGCCCCCGGCGCGGGCTCGATGGCCCCGGGCTCGCTGCACGGCCTCCAGCTGTGCGTCACGGACATCGAGGCGGCCCGCGCGGAGCTCGTCGACCGCCACGTCCCGGTCAGCGCGATCCGGCATGTCGGCGCGACGGGCTGGGAGGACGGCAGGGGCGACACCTGGAACTCGTTCATGACCTTCGCCGACCCCGACGGGAACACCTGGGTCGTCCAGGAGGCCCCGTCGGAACTGTCGGAACGCTGA
- a CDS encoding pyridoxamine 5'-phosphate oxidase family protein, translated as MEPRTTELDPRYSDPKAGALPWHQAQERLAAAEMFWLTTVRPDGRPHVTPLIAVWSAGALHFCTGPDERKARNLAENPEVVLTTGSGRFDEGTDLVVEGAAERVTDETRLRALAAAYEEKYGAEWRFEVRDGTFVGDGGPAVVFAVAPRTAFGFAKGDPFGQTRWRF; from the coding sequence ATGGAACCGCGGACCACGGAACTGGATCCCCGTTACAGCGACCCGAAGGCCGGGGCACTGCCCTGGCATCAGGCGCAGGAGCGGCTGGCGGCAGCCGAGATGTTCTGGCTGACGACGGTACGCCCGGACGGCCGCCCCCACGTGACCCCGCTGATCGCCGTCTGGTCCGCCGGCGCGCTGCATTTCTGCACCGGCCCCGACGAGCGCAAGGCCCGCAACCTGGCGGAGAACCCGGAGGTCGTGCTGACCACCGGCTCGGGCCGGTTCGACGAGGGGACGGACCTGGTGGTGGAGGGCGCGGCGGAGCGCGTCACGGACGAGACGCGGCTGCGGGCGCTGGCGGCGGCGTACGAGGAGAAGTACGGCGCGGAATGGCGGTTCGAGGTGCGGGACGGCACGTTCGTGGGCGACGGTGGACCCGCCGTGGTGTTCGCGGTCGCCCCGCGCACGGCCTTCGGCTTCGCGAAGGGCGACCCGTTCGGCCAGACCCGCTGGCGCTTCTGA
- a CDS encoding bifunctional [glutamine synthetase] adenylyltransferase/[glutamine synthetase]-adenylyl-L-tyrosine phosphorylase produces MTGPGRRSSTFSRLLRHGFTDPSRAERLLDLPELAALRDDSVLLDALGATADPDLALHGLVRLVEAQPEDERQTLTTTLLSAKPFRDRLLGVLGSSEALADHLARHPRDWQALVTYEAADLHPGVAEFEQGLAEAVDPLSLRVAYRRCLLAIAARDVCGTTHVAQTAAELADLATATLRAALAIARTAAPADAAQCRLAVIAMGKCGGHELNYVSDVDVIFVAEVVEGADEGKAMQAATRLASHLMRICSETTVEGSIWPVDANLRPEGRNGPLVRTLSSHLAYYQRWAKTWEFQALLKARAVAGDPELGAEYIEAVSPLVWQAAERENFVPDVQKMRRRVVDNIPAAQIDRELKLGPGGLRDVEFAVQLLQLVHGRSDATLRSGSTLDALGALAAGGYVGRADAAQLDDAYRFLRAMEHRIQLYRLRRTHLVPEDETDLRRLGRSLGLRTDPVADLNKEWRRHASVVRRLHEKIFYRPLLDAVAQLAPGEIRLSPQAAGQRLEALGYADPAAALRHLEALTAGMSRKAAIQRTLLPVLLGWFADSADPDAGLLGFRKVSDALGKTPWYLRLLRDEGAAAENLARVLSAGRLAPDLLLRAPEAVAILGDPEGLKPRGRDHLEQEVLAAVGRADDAEQAVAAVRGVRRRELFRTAAADLIGSYGTEDNPREPDPGALVDRVGNAVTDLNAATIAGALRAAVRAGWGEELPTRFAVIGMGRFGGHELGYGSDADVLFVHQPREGVDEQEAARAANRVVEEMRRLLQLPTADPPLLIDADLRPEGKSGPLVRTLGSYEAYYRRWSLVWEAQALLRAEPMAGDPELGARFVELIDPLRYPMEGLGEDAVREIRKLKARMESERLPRGADPTLHAKLGRGGLSDVEWTVQLFQMQHGWELPGLRTTRTREALAHAHAAGLIPGDEAQILDEAWVLATRVRNAVMLVRGRPGDTFPSDGRELAAVGRYLGYGPGHVGEMVDDYRRITRRARAVVEELFYGA; encoded by the coding sequence ATGACCGGACCGGGGCGCAGGAGCAGCACGTTCAGCAGGCTGCTGCGGCACGGTTTCACCGACCCGTCCCGCGCCGAGCGGCTGCTCGACCTGCCCGAGCTGGCCGCGCTGCGCGACGACTCCGTGCTGCTCGACGCGCTCGGCGCCACCGCGGACCCCGACCTCGCGCTGCACGGCCTGGTACGGCTGGTCGAGGCGCAGCCCGAGGACGAGCGGCAGACCCTCACCACCACCCTGCTCTCCGCCAAGCCGTTCCGCGACCGGCTGCTCGGCGTGCTCGGGTCCTCAGAGGCGCTCGCCGACCACCTGGCCCGGCACCCCCGCGACTGGCAGGCCCTGGTCACGTACGAGGCCGCCGACCTGCACCCCGGGGTCGCCGAGTTCGAGCAGGGGCTCGCCGAGGCCGTCGACCCGCTGTCGCTGCGGGTCGCCTACCGGCGCTGCCTGCTCGCCATAGCGGCCCGCGACGTGTGCGGCACGACCCACGTCGCCCAGACGGCCGCCGAGCTCGCCGACCTCGCCACCGCCACCCTCCGCGCCGCTCTGGCCATCGCCCGGACGGCCGCGCCCGCCGACGCCGCCCAGTGCCGGCTCGCGGTCATCGCGATGGGCAAGTGCGGTGGTCACGAGCTCAACTACGTCTCCGACGTCGACGTGATCTTCGTGGCCGAGGTGGTGGAGGGTGCCGACGAGGGCAAGGCGATGCAGGCCGCCACCCGGCTGGCCTCGCACCTGATGCGGATCTGCTCCGAGACCACCGTCGAGGGCTCCATCTGGCCGGTCGACGCCAACCTGCGCCCCGAGGGCCGCAACGGTCCGCTGGTGCGCACCCTCAGCTCCCATCTCGCCTACTACCAGCGCTGGGCCAAGACCTGGGAGTTCCAGGCACTGCTCAAGGCCCGCGCGGTGGCCGGCGACCCGGAGCTGGGCGCCGAGTACATCGAGGCGGTGTCGCCGCTGGTCTGGCAGGCCGCCGAGCGGGAGAACTTCGTCCCCGACGTGCAGAAGATGCGCCGCCGGGTCGTCGACAACATCCCCGCCGCGCAGATCGACCGCGAGCTGAAGCTCGGTCCCGGCGGCCTGAGGGACGTCGAGTTCGCCGTCCAGTTGCTGCAGCTGGTGCACGGCCGCAGCGACGCCACGCTGCGCAGCGGCAGCACCCTCGACGCGCTCGGCGCGCTCGCCGCCGGCGGCTACGTGGGCCGCGCCGACGCCGCCCAACTGGACGACGCGTACCGCTTCCTGCGCGCCATGGAGCACCGCATCCAGCTGTACCGGCTGCGCCGCACCCACCTCGTACCCGAGGACGAGACCGACCTGCGCCGGCTCGGCCGTTCCCTCGGCCTGCGCACCGACCCGGTCGCCGACCTGAACAAGGAGTGGCGGCGGCACGCCTCCGTGGTCCGGCGGCTGCACGAGAAGATCTTCTACCGGCCGCTGCTCGACGCGGTCGCCCAGCTCGCGCCCGGCGAGATCCGGCTCAGCCCGCAGGCGGCCGGGCAGCGCCTGGAGGCGCTCGGGTACGCCGATCCCGCCGCCGCCCTGCGCCATCTGGAGGCGCTGACCGCCGGGATGTCCCGCAAGGCCGCGATCCAGCGGACCCTGCTGCCGGTACTGCTCGGCTGGTTCGCGGACTCGGCCGACCCGGACGCGGGCCTGCTCGGCTTCCGCAAGGTGTCCGACGCGCTCGGCAAGACCCCCTGGTACCTGCGGCTGCTGCGCGACGAGGGCGCCGCGGCGGAGAACCTGGCCCGCGTCCTGTCGGCCGGCCGGCTCGCCCCCGACCTGCTGCTGCGGGCCCCCGAGGCGGTCGCCATCCTCGGCGACCCGGAGGGCCTGAAGCCGCGCGGCCGGGACCACCTGGAGCAGGAGGTGCTGGCCGCGGTCGGCCGCGCCGACGACGCCGAACAGGCCGTCGCGGCGGTCCGCGGAGTGCGCCGCCGCGAGCTGTTCCGTACCGCCGCCGCCGACCTGATCGGCTCGTACGGCACCGAGGACAACCCCCGCGAACCCGACCCCGGCGCCCTGGTCGACCGGGTCGGCAACGCGGTCACCGACCTGAACGCGGCGACCATCGCGGGCGCGCTGCGGGCCGCCGTCCGGGCCGGCTGGGGCGAGGAACTGCCGACCCGCTTCGCGGTCATCGGCATGGGCCGCTTCGGCGGCCACGAGCTGGGTTACGGCTCCGACGCTGACGTGCTCTTCGTGCACCAGCCGCGCGAGGGCGTCGACGAGCAGGAGGCCGCCCGGGCCGCCAACCGGGTCGTCGAGGAGATGCGACGGCTGCTCCAACTGCCCACCGCCGACCCGCCGCTGCTGATCGACGCCGATCTGCGCCCGGAGGGCAAGAGCGGCCCGCTGGTGCGCACGCTCGGCTCGTACGAGGCCTACTACCGCCGCTGGTCGCTGGTCTGGGAGGCGCAGGCGCTGCTGCGCGCCGAGCCGATGGCGGGGGACCCGGAGTTGGGCGCGCGGTTCGTGGAGCTGATCGACCCGCTGCGGTACCCGATGGAGGGCCTGGGCGAGGACGCGGTCCGTGAGATCCGCAAGCTCAAGGCCCGGATGGAGAGCGAGCGGCTGCCGCGCGGCGCGGACCCCACCCTGCACGCGAAGCTGGGCCGGGGCGGGCTGTCGGACGTGGAGTGGACCGTCCAGTTGTTCCAGATGCAGCACGGCTGGGAGCTGCCCGGGCTGCGCACCACCCGGACCCGCGAGGCGCTCGCCCACGCCCACGCGGCGGGGCTGATCCCGGGCGACGAGGCGCAGATCCTCGACGAGGCGTGGGTGCTGGCCACCCGGGTGCGCAACGCGGTGATGCTGGTCCGCGGCCGGCCCGGCGACACGTTCCCCTCGGACGGCCGCGAGCTGGCTGCCGTGGGGCGGTACCTGGGGTACGGGCCCGGCCACGTCGGTGAGATGGTCGACGACTACCGGCGGATCACCCGGCGGGCACGAGCGGTCGTGGAGGAGCTGTTCTACGGGGCGTAG
- a CDS encoding TetR/AcrR family transcriptional regulator C-terminal domain-containing protein has protein sequence MGRPRKALLDRERITSTALELVDAQGEFSVPQIARKLGVQTASVYHHVDGRDGIVELVRERVCAAIDPATLRLEGWDEAMTAWARSYRAAFAAHPRAIPLLTTSPVRAPMVLLQYEQAVTRLLDAGFALPDVMPVIIGLENLVLGSALDMAAPEAMWELTDEAETPQLARALGVTDTRSEAAFELALTGYVAYLRTLLEADDPA, from the coding sequence ATGGGCCGGCCGCGCAAGGCGCTGCTCGACCGCGAGCGCATCACCAGCACCGCGCTGGAACTCGTGGACGCGCAGGGAGAGTTCAGCGTTCCGCAGATCGCGCGGAAACTGGGCGTGCAGACGGCCTCGGTGTACCACCATGTGGACGGCCGGGACGGCATCGTGGAACTCGTGCGCGAGCGGGTCTGCGCCGCCATCGACCCCGCGACGCTGCGCCTGGAGGGCTGGGACGAGGCGATGACCGCCTGGGCCCGCTCCTACCGGGCGGCCTTCGCCGCCCACCCGCGGGCGATCCCGCTGCTCACCACGTCACCGGTCCGCGCGCCGATGGTGCTGCTCCAGTACGAACAGGCCGTCACCCGGCTCCTGGACGCGGGCTTCGCGCTGCCGGACGTCATGCCGGTGATCATCGGCCTGGAGAACCTGGTCCTCGGCTCGGCGCTGGACATGGCGGCCCCCGAGGCGATGTGGGAGCTCACGGACGAGGCGGAGACCCCGCAGCTGGCCCGCGCCCTCGGCGTGACCGACACCCGCTCGGAGGCCGCGTTCGAGCTGGCCCTGACCGGGTACGTGGCGTACCTGCGGACACTGCTGGAAGCGGACGACCCGGCGTAG
- a CDS encoding APC family permease, with protein MTAPTPDTSEGLRTGTLNTADISFFVVSAAAPLTVMAGVAPIAIVLGGIGAPTGYLLAGITLAIFAVGFTTMSRHVKSAGAFYAYITRGLGKPLGIAAALLAMLGYNGMEIGVYGLLGTATADTAHSLWGVDIPWLPVSLAGLLLIWYGGYRSIDFGAKVLGLLLVAETGILVLLAGGVLLKGGADGLSLASFAPGNVLVPGTAGVLAFAFAAFTGFESTVIYRREAKNPDRTVPRATYLAVGFLGLFYAFVVWIAIQAFGDAKVVEAAGGDPAGLFFTAITTFVGGWAADLMHVLIVTSVLASLLAFHNAINRYGLALAEEGVLPRSFGRIHPRHRSPYAAGIAQTVLGAVVVLGFALAGADPYQQLLLWVNTPGMIGLLALQLLAALAVPFFFRKITHTEGVLRTTVAPAVAVVLLSGAIWLVITHMDLFTAAPPLVNTVLVAVVPAVFVLGLALARRLRRTRPEVYANFAAEPRTDPGTEPGTAPATDTPSTEGEAPSCPHPTSSSSTPASARPS; from the coding sequence ATGACCGCACCCACCCCCGACACGTCCGAGGGGTTGAGAACCGGCACCCTCAACACCGCCGACATCTCGTTCTTCGTCGTCTCGGCCGCCGCCCCGCTCACCGTCATGGCCGGCGTCGCCCCGATCGCCATCGTGCTCGGCGGCATCGGCGCCCCCACCGGCTACCTGCTGGCCGGCATCACCCTGGCGATCTTCGCGGTCGGGTTCACGACCATGAGCCGCCACGTGAAGAGCGCCGGCGCGTTCTACGCGTACATCACCCGCGGCCTCGGCAAGCCCCTCGGCATCGCCGCCGCCCTGCTCGCCATGCTCGGCTACAACGGCATGGAGATCGGCGTGTACGGCCTGCTCGGCACCGCCACCGCCGACACCGCCCACTCCCTGTGGGGCGTCGACATCCCCTGGCTCCCGGTCTCGCTCGCCGGGCTGCTGCTCATCTGGTACGGCGGCTACCGCTCGATCGACTTCGGCGCCAAGGTCCTCGGCCTCCTGCTCGTCGCCGAGACCGGCATCCTCGTGCTGCTCGCCGGCGGCGTGCTGCTCAAGGGCGGCGCGGACGGCCTGTCGCTCGCCTCCTTCGCCCCCGGCAACGTGCTCGTCCCCGGCACCGCGGGCGTCCTCGCCTTCGCGTTCGCCGCGTTCACCGGCTTCGAGTCCACGGTGATCTACCGCCGCGAGGCGAAGAACCCCGACCGCACCGTCCCGCGCGCGACCTATCTGGCCGTCGGCTTCCTCGGGCTGTTCTACGCCTTCGTGGTGTGGATCGCGATCCAGGCCTTCGGTGACGCGAAGGTCGTCGAGGCCGCGGGCGGCGATCCGGCCGGGCTGTTCTTCACCGCCATCACCACCTTCGTCGGCGGCTGGGCGGCCGACCTGATGCACGTCCTCATCGTCACCAGCGTCCTCGCCTCCCTGCTCGCCTTCCACAACGCGATCAACCGCTACGGCCTCGCGCTCGCCGAGGAGGGCGTGCTGCCCCGGTCCTTCGGCCGGATCCACCCGCGCCACCGCTCCCCGTACGCCGCGGGCATCGCCCAGACCGTGCTCGGCGCGGTCGTGGTCCTCGGCTTTGCACTGGCCGGGGCCGACCCGTACCAGCAGCTGCTGCTCTGGGTGAACACCCCCGGCATGATCGGCCTGCTCGCGCTCCAGCTGCTCGCCGCGCTCGCCGTGCCGTTCTTCTTCCGGAAGATCACGCACACCGAGGGCGTGCTGCGCACCACCGTCGCCCCCGCCGTCGCGGTGGTCCTGCTCTCCGGGGCGATCTGGCTGGTGATCACGCACATGGACCTCTTCACGGCCGCCCCGCCGCTGGTCAACACCGTGCTCGTCGCCGTCGTCCCCGCCGTGTTCGTCCTCGGCCTCGCCCTGGCCCGGCGACTGCGCCGCACCCGCCCCGAGGTGTACGCGAACTTCGCCGCCGAGCCCCGGACCGATCCCGGGACCGAGCCCGGCACCGCGCCCGCCACCGACACCCCGTCCACCGAAGGAGAAGCGCCGTCGTGTCCGCACCCGACCTCGTCCTCGTCAACGCCCGCGTCCGCACGCCCGAGCTGA